From the genome of Haloterrigena sp. KLK7, one region includes:
- a CDS encoding NAD(P)-binding domain-containing protein, translated as MDVLIVGAGAMGTWLGRAVDASVTFADVDADAAAAAADAVGNGAETTTLEGTDSYDVVAIAVPMTHAVDAIADHADRAEGAIVDVSGAMGPPLEAMRTHAPDRERASLHPLFAPERAPGSIAVVRDETGPTVETLLDALATRGNDVLETTATEHDDAMETVQAATHAAVLSFALAAEPVPDGFETPIYEGLGTLAEQMTEGTPRVYADIQEAFDGADAIADAAATVAEADRDELESLYREAADRWQADAAAEIDGTNGETDDGTGDTNDETAKYETNGDANGGTSR; from the coding sequence ATGGACGTACTGATCGTCGGCGCGGGGGCGATGGGGACGTGGCTCGGCCGTGCCGTAGACGCCTCGGTGACGTTCGCCGACGTCGACGCCGACGCCGCGGCCGCCGCCGCCGACGCGGTCGGGAACGGCGCCGAGACGACGACGCTCGAGGGGACGGACAGCTACGACGTCGTCGCTATCGCCGTCCCGATGACCCACGCCGTCGACGCGATCGCCGACCACGCCGACCGGGCCGAGGGGGCGATCGTCGACGTCTCCGGCGCGATGGGCCCGCCGCTCGAGGCGATGCGGACCCACGCGCCGGACAGGGAGCGAGCGAGCCTCCACCCGCTGTTCGCGCCCGAGCGAGCGCCCGGGTCGATCGCCGTCGTTCGCGACGAGACCGGACCGACGGTCGAAACGCTCCTCGACGCGCTCGCGACGCGGGGCAACGACGTACTCGAGACCACGGCGACGGAACACGACGACGCCATGGAGACGGTTCAGGCGGCGACCCACGCCGCCGTGCTCTCCTTCGCGCTGGCCGCGGAACCGGTGCCCGACGGCTTCGAGACGCCGATCTACGAGGGGCTGGGGACCCTGGCCGAGCAGATGACCGAGGGGACGCCCCGCGTGTACGCCGACATTCAGGAGGCCTTCGACGGCGCCGACGCGATCGCCGACGCCGCCGCGACGGTCGCCGAGGCCGACCGGGACGAACTCGAGTCCCTCTACCGAGAGGCGGCCGATCGGTGGCAGGCGGACGCGGCGGCCGAGATCGACGGGACGAACGGCGAGACCGACGACGGGACCGGCGATACGAACGACGAGACCGCCAAATACGAGACGAACGGCGACGCGAACGGAGGGACCTCCCGATGA
- a CDS encoding class I SAM-dependent methyltransferase, translating to MSDQRESVRSNAKYLQNVRPIDPDEICEYVEGNPHPAVVRQHLRELAPELELIERDDGTFVPVEDDPVAPNRGPVERFPAAYERRLEDLLVDRYGADWHEDATGELLRSTIRRFKHRYLERRPVEYDDDVAAGYAIYHLPGYYAAVQYALDDLAERGLLGRSLRVLDIGAGVGGPALGLCDYLPEDALLDYHAVEPSAAADVLEELLAETGPNVHPTIHRTTAEAFDPGAIGAGGDGSDGSGGSGRSDGSDSDDAFDPTAPDDGFDLVLACNVLSELEDPTAVLRSALETLAPDGTLLAMAPADKNTSVELRAVERELEDERLWTADKMGLEDGEAGEDGEGAADGDTSREAHRRGLVTVYGPTVRLWPGERPTDRGWTFDVRPDLSVPSFQRKLDEATPDSDEEHAPGEFVNVDVQFSSSLLRLDGKRRIDLALETGDWAKMAEMERHVTNRIDLVAAKLSRSLSDTDRDDGHGGRSNPLFKISDGSEAIDHYAVVTSETSLNRPLLEADYGEVCSFERILALWNDDEEAYNLVVDEETIVDRIG from the coding sequence ATGAGCGACCAGCGCGAGTCCGTGCGATCGAACGCGAAGTACCTGCAGAACGTCCGCCCGATCGACCCCGACGAGATCTGCGAGTACGTCGAGGGCAACCCCCACCCGGCGGTCGTTCGCCAGCACCTCCGCGAACTGGCGCCCGAACTCGAGTTGATCGAGCGCGACGACGGCACCTTCGTCCCCGTCGAGGACGACCCCGTGGCGCCGAACCGCGGCCCCGTCGAGCGCTTCCCCGCGGCGTACGAACGGCGACTGGAAGACCTGCTGGTCGACCGCTACGGCGCCGACTGGCACGAAGACGCCACGGGCGAGCTCCTCCGGTCGACGATCCGCCGGTTCAAGCACCGCTACCTCGAGCGACGGCCGGTCGAGTACGACGACGACGTCGCCGCCGGCTACGCGATCTACCACCTTCCGGGCTACTACGCGGCCGTCCAGTACGCGCTGGACGACCTCGCCGAACGGGGCCTGCTGGGGCGGTCGCTTCGCGTCCTCGACATCGGCGCCGGCGTCGGCGGCCCCGCGCTGGGCCTCTGTGACTACCTCCCCGAGGACGCCCTGCTCGACTACCACGCCGTCGAACCCAGCGCGGCCGCCGACGTCCTCGAGGAACTGCTCGCGGAGACCGGCCCGAACGTTCACCCGACGATCCACCGGACGACCGCCGAGGCGTTCGATCCCGGCGCGATCGGTGCGGGTGGCGACGGCAGTGACGGCAGCGGCGGCAGCGGCAGAAGCGACGGCAGCGACAGCGACGACGCGTTCGATCCGACCGCCCCCGACGACGGCTTCGACCTCGTCCTCGCCTGCAACGTCCTGAGCGAACTCGAGGACCCGACGGCCGTCCTGCGGTCGGCCCTCGAGACGCTCGCCCCGGACGGAACGCTGCTGGCGATGGCGCCGGCGGACAAGAACACCAGCGTCGAGTTGCGGGCGGTCGAACGGGAACTCGAGGACGAACGGCTGTGGACAGCCGACAAGATGGGCCTCGAGGACGGCGAGGCGGGTGAGGACGGCGAGGGTGCGGCGGACGGCGATACCAGCCGCGAGGCCCACCGGCGCGGTCTGGTGACGGTCTACGGGCCGACCGTTCGCCTCTGGCCGGGCGAGCGCCCGACGGACCGGGGCTGGACCTTCGACGTCAGACCCGATCTCTCCGTCCCCTCGTTCCAGCGGAAACTCGACGAGGCGACGCCCGACAGTGACGAGGAGCACGCCCCCGGCGAGTTCGTCAACGTCGACGTCCAGTTCTCCTCCTCGCTGTTGCGCCTCGACGGCAAGCGGCGGATCGACCTCGCGCTCGAGACGGGCGACTGGGCGAAGATGGCCGAGATGGAACGGCACGTGACCAACCGGATCGACCTCGTCGCGGCGAAACTCAGCCGCTCGCTGAGCGACACTGACCGCGACGACGGTCACGGCGGCCGCTCCAACCCGCTGTTCAAGATCAGCGACGGCAGCGAGGCGATCGACCACTACGCCGTCGTCACGTCAGAGACCTCGCTCAACCGGCCGCTGCTCGAGGCCGACTACGGCGAGGTCTGCTCGTTCGAACGGATCCTCGCGCTCTGGAACGACGACGAGGAGGCGTACAATCTGGTCGTCGACGAGGAGACGATCGTCGACCGCATCGGCTGA
- the surE gene encoding 5'/3'-nucleotidase SurE, which translates to MSDPLEILLTNDDGIDSTGLRALYDALSELGNVTVVAPATDQSSCGRSMSHEVDVEERELGYALYGTPSDCVVAGLAELGPFPDIVVAGCNEGANLGEYVLGRSGTISAAVEAAFFDVPAIATSMYVPPEEGPLSELELTAEDFAEATRVTSYLVDNALEAGVFDHAAYLNVNVPLADGDPAPLEITRPSKRYEMDAERDGDRVHLKDRVWERMDPETLPDPDGTDRRAVVEGRISVSPLTAPHSTNHHEALSALADAYPESVDSAER; encoded by the coding sequence ATGAGCGACCCCCTCGAGATCCTGTTGACCAACGACGACGGGATCGACAGCACCGGCCTCCGGGCGCTGTACGACGCCCTCTCGGAGCTGGGCAACGTGACCGTCGTCGCCCCCGCGACCGATCAGAGCTCCTGTGGCCGCTCGATGTCCCACGAGGTCGACGTCGAGGAGCGCGAACTGGGGTACGCCCTCTATGGCACTCCCTCGGACTGCGTCGTCGCCGGACTGGCCGAACTCGGCCCGTTCCCCGACATCGTCGTCGCGGGCTGTAACGAGGGCGCGAACCTGGGCGAGTACGTCCTCGGGCGCTCGGGGACGATCAGCGCCGCCGTCGAGGCCGCCTTCTTCGACGTGCCCGCGATCGCGACCTCGATGTACGTGCCCCCCGAGGAGGGCCCGCTGAGCGAACTCGAGTTGACGGCCGAGGACTTCGCCGAGGCGACCCGCGTGACCTCCTATCTGGTCGACAACGCCCTCGAGGCCGGCGTCTTCGACCACGCGGCCTATCTCAACGTCAACGTCCCGCTGGCCGACGGAGATCCGGCGCCGCTCGAGATCACCCGGCCCTCGAAGCGCTACGAGATGGACGCCGAGCGCGACGGCGACCGCGTCCACCTCAAGGACCGCGTCTGGGAGCGCATGGATCCCGAGACGCTGCCGGATCCGGACGGGACGGACCGCCGCGCGGTCGTCGAGGGACGGATCAGCGTCTCGCCGCTGACCGCACCGCACTCGACGAACCACCACGAGGCCCTGTCGGCGCTAGCCGATGCGTACCCGGAGTCGGTCGACTCGGCGGAGCGATAA
- a CDS encoding DUF1328 family protein, which yields MLELALLFFVIAIIAGAFGAGGVAGMSMAIAKWLVLVFVVLAVVSLLL from the coding sequence ATGTTAGAACTCGCACTGCTGTTCTTCGTGATCGCGATCATCGCCGGTGCGTTCGGCGCGGGCGGCGTCGCCGGAATGTCAATGGCCATCGCGAAGTGGCTCGTGCTGGTGTTCGTCGTCCTCGCGGTCGTCTCGCTGTTGCTGTGA
- a CDS encoding HalOD1 output domain-containing protein encodes MDNRRSRPHWESTPRRTEDEIIVDVVQALATADRLDLDEVEYTLYEHINPAVLTELAAHDGGCWEFTFEIADHEVTLTSDGRLFVDGVLCRDDLALQRPSSPPAYG; translated from the coding sequence ATGGATAACCGCCGGTCGCGGCCCCACTGGGAGTCGACGCCCCGCCGAACGGAGGACGAGATCATCGTGGACGTCGTGCAGGCGCTGGCCACCGCGGATCGGCTCGATCTGGACGAGGTCGAGTACACGCTCTACGAGCACATCAACCCGGCCGTCCTGACGGAACTCGCCGCGCACGACGGCGGGTGCTGGGAGTTCACGTTCGAAATCGCCGACCACGAGGTGACGCTCACCAGCGACGGGCGGCTCTTCGTCGACGGCGTTCTCTGTCGGGACGATCTGGCGCTCCAGCGGCCCTCGTCGCCGCCCGCGTACGGCTAA